The following is a genomic window from Armatimonadota bacterium.
CTTTCCCCTACGACACCCGTCGCACCCCGCCGGCCCCGGTCCTGCCGGTGCGCCTGGGGCGGCCGCAGGGCGAACCGGCGGCCGCGGTGGCCGCGCTCGTGGACAGCGGCGCCGACATCACGGTCCTCCCCGAGGGGCTGGCGCGGGTGCTCGGTCTGCCCCAGGTGAGCGAGGTGACGGTCCGCGGGGTGGCGGGGACGGCCCGCGTCCCGGTGTACGCCGCCGAACTGGAGGCCGC
Proteins encoded in this region:
- a CDS encoding retroviral-like aspartic protease family protein → MRRTFPYDTRRTPPAPVLPVRLGRPQGEPAAAVAALVDSGADITVLPEGLARVLGLPQVSEVTVRGVAGTARVPVYAAELEAAGTRRIVEVVEVGAEALLGRDVLNGWVVTLDGPARVLRLGP